In one window of Armatimonadota bacterium DNA:
- a CDS encoding MFS transporter, whose amino-acid sequence MDDASATGSADTGRIPGSYKRAFFLGVLNGALWQMGMSFMEPSTVLPAFVNELTQSRLAVGIVSAVALAGWMLPQLVVANYVQVMPRKLPVYRAMAVVRMMSLCAVIASLYLLGGNPRLLLPLFVLFFAMFTFAGGAGGISFMDVVAKTIPPYRIGSFFGQRQLYGGVLGIAAAVVVRYVLREESALVFPRNYMHLFIMGAAAIGAGVLCFALINEPPGAV is encoded by the coding sequence ATGGATGACGCTTCCGCGACCGGCTCCGCTGACACCGGCCGCATCCCTGGTTCGTACAAGAGAGCATTCTTCCTCGGCGTACTCAACGGCGCACTATGGCAGATGGGCATGTCGTTCATGGAGCCCTCAACGGTGCTGCCCGCGTTCGTCAACGAGCTGACGCAGTCCCGGCTGGCAGTGGGCATCGTATCAGCCGTGGCCCTTGCGGGGTGGATGCTGCCGCAGCTTGTGGTTGCCAACTACGTCCAGGTGATGCCGCGCAAGCTGCCGGTCTATCGCGCCATGGCGGTGGTGCGCATGATGTCACTGTGCGCGGTCATCGCGTCGCTCTACTTGCTCGGCGGGAACCCACGGCTCCTGCTGCCGCTGTTCGTGCTGTTCTTCGCAATGTTCACCTTTGCCGGAGGCGCGGGCGGCATTTCCTTCATGGACGTGGTCGCGAAGACGATACCCCCCTACCGTATCGGCTCCTTCTTCGGCCAGCGTCAGCTCTACGGCGGGGTGCTGGGGATCGCTGCCGCAGTTGTCGTGAGGTATGTGCTCCGCGAGGAGAGTGCGCTCGTGTTCCCGCGCAACTACATGCACCTCTTCATCATGGGCGCGGCAGCGATCGGAGCGGGGGTGCTCTGCTTTGCGCTCATCAACGAGCCGCCGGGCGCTGTCG
- a CDS encoding site-specific DNA-methyltransferase, with protein sequence MARPSNELNDLTGTEWIKFTRTWFVCDSPRYHRNKDTELHPARFPEEMVADFLRFFTKERQFVLDPFAGSGATLVACLEQRRQGVGIELSPRYAAVAQRRLVELDADGLFERVIQGDTTQVADPHLWEPQRDDLTRAGLRFDD encoded by the coding sequence ATGGCTCGACCGAGCAACGAGCTGAACGACCTCACCGGCACCGAGTGGATCAAGTTCACGCGCACGTGGTTTGTCTGCGATTCCCCGCGCTACCACCGGAACAAGGACACCGAGCTTCATCCCGCGCGTTTCCCCGAGGAGATGGTAGCCGACTTCCTGCGCTTCTTCACCAAGGAGCGCCAGTTCGTCCTTGATCCATTCGCCGGGTCGGGCGCCACGCTCGTCGCGTGCCTCGAGCAGCGACGGCAGGGCGTCGGCATCGAACTGTCACCGCGTTACGCCGCAGTAGCACAGCGGCGGCTCGTCGAGCTGGATGCAGATGGCCTGTTCGAGCGCGTCATCCAGGGCGACACGACGCAGGTCGCTGATCCGCATCTGTGGGAGCCGCAGCGAGACGACCTGACGCGCGCGGGCCTGCGCTTCGACGAC